The following are encoded together in the Oceanobacillus zhaokaii genome:
- a CDS encoding DUF1259 domain-containing protein — protein sequence MPISHSLCEQFAAIIQGKGSMNNGVCSVSLSRQFHATIQGKSSISIVPVDVLFESLDSNGNALNLAEIAILQEEIPSFMHAVVQQGIIVSALHNHWLYTSPLIMYIHLQSVEPPLNFAKKIAYAFTFLKSPPIAKK from the coding sequence ATGCCTATCAGTCATTCTTTATGTGAGCAGTTTGCTGCCATTATACAAGGAAAAGGATCAATGAATAACGGGGTTTGCTCCGTTTCATTATCGCGGCAGTTTCATGCTACTATCCAAGGGAAATCGAGTATCTCTATTGTACCCGTAGACGTTTTATTTGAATCTCTGGACAGTAATGGAAACGCACTAAACCTTGCTGAAATCGCTATTCTCCAAGAAGAAATACCGTCATTTATGCATGCTGTAGTTCAACAAGGAATTATTGTCAGTGCATTACATAATCATTGGTTATATACCTCCCCGCTGATAATGTACATCCATCTTCAATCTGTTGAGCCACCTTTAAATTTCGCAAAGAAGATTGCGTATGCTTTCACCTTTTTGAAAAGTCCTCCCATTGCTAAAAAGTGA
- a CDS encoding 8-oxo-dGTP diphosphatase has product MMYKYTICFIKRGNEILLLNREKASWMGRWNGVGGKIELGESPLECILREIKEETGIEVAKVAYKGTVTWIENNVSQGGMYAYVAEVAETYQYPTPLKTAEGILDWKKIDWILHPENEGIANLKYYLHTMLEDDRTYEHQFVYDSDRVLDFAAIPQEEEAAIGK; this is encoded by the coding sequence ATGATGTATAAATACACCATTTGTTTCATTAAAAGAGGAAATGAAATATTACTATTGAATCGTGAGAAAGCGAGCTGGATGGGAAGATGGAATGGTGTTGGTGGTAAGATAGAATTGGGTGAATCACCATTGGAATGCATCTTACGTGAAATTAAGGAAGAAACAGGGATTGAAGTAGCTAAAGTGGCATATAAAGGCACGGTTACATGGATTGAAAACAATGTTTCTCAAGGTGGCATGTATGCGTATGTTGCAGAAGTAGCTGAAACTTATCAATATCCTACGCCATTGAAAACAGCGGAAGGGATATTAGATTGGAAGAAAATTGACTGGATATTGCATCCTGAAAATGAAGGTATCGCAAATTTGAAGTATTATTTACATACAATGTTAGAAGACGATCGTACATATGAACATCAATTTGTTTATGATTCAGATAGGGTTCTTGATTTTGCAGCAATTCCTCAGGAGGAAGAGGCTGCAATCGGCAAATAA
- a CDS encoding GNAT family N-acetyltransferase gives MLTNKQLIELESLQSICETGNNYELKLNWDMLRTREGTEVNDFFHYENGVLVGFLGLYVFGNKAEICGMVHPQFQRKGIFTNLLSKAIQVCVERQYEEILLNAPANSNTGKKFLYSITCNYAFTEYQMKWLETELIEDKDIRIRPSVSAADLQLEIQLDVSCFGFSGAEAVDYNNRIRRENDQQFNIIEFAGEAVGKIRVSHEGNDAWIYGFAVLPEHQGIGIGRKALKKIVLEEHKRGNSIFLEVEATNAHALKLYESSGFQSFHAQDYYRYYRNNK, from the coding sequence ATGTTAACAAATAAACAATTAATAGAATTAGAATCTCTCCAATCTATCTGTGAGACAGGTAATAATTATGAATTAAAACTAAATTGGGACATGCTAAGAACAAGAGAGGGAACTGAAGTAAATGATTTCTTTCACTATGAAAATGGTGTGCTTGTCGGATTTTTAGGTCTCTATGTTTTTGGAAACAAAGCAGAAATATGTGGAATGGTGCATCCACAGTTCCAGAGAAAAGGAATCTTTACGAATCTATTATCGAAAGCAATTCAAGTTTGTGTGGAACGACAATATGAGGAAATATTATTGAATGCTCCTGCAAACTCTAATACGGGCAAGAAATTTCTATACTCAATAACATGCAATTATGCTTTTACAGAATATCAGATGAAATGGCTTGAAACCGAATTAATAGAAGATAAGGATATTCGAATAAGGCCCTCAGTGTCTGCAGCTGATCTTCAGTTGGAAATACAGCTGGATGTGAGCTGTTTTGGATTTTCGGGAGCAGAGGCAGTCGATTATAACAATCGGATAAGACGGGAGAACGATCAACAATTTAATATAATTGAATTTGCTGGAGAAGCTGTTGGGAAAATACGTGTCTCCCATGAAGGAAATGATGCTTGGATATATGGATTTGCTGTTTTACCAGAACATCAAGGCATTGGAATTGGCAGAAAAGCTTTGAAGAAAATAGTACTGGAAGAGCATAAACGGGGAAATAGTATTTTCCTTGAAGTTGAGGCAACAAACGCTCATGCGTTAAAGCTCTATGAATCAAGTGGTTTTCAATCATTCCATGCACAGGATTATTATCGGTATTACCGAAATAATAAATGA
- a CDS encoding TIGR04104 family putative zinc finger protein, translating to MPNCQKCGQHWSWLQTLKVNFKFDGMECQNCCEKQYVTSKSKKKLNRISYLPVILILLLLFDLSLQITIGIIIAVSILLIGLYPFLIKLTSEDEGVF from the coding sequence ATGCCAAATTGTCAAAAGTGCGGCCAGCATTGGAGCTGGTTGCAAACATTGAAAGTGAATTTTAAATTTGATGGAATGGAATGTCAAAATTGTTGTGAAAAACAATATGTCACTTCTAAATCCAAGAAAAAATTAAACCGGATATCCTATCTGCCAGTTATATTAATTCTATTGCTCTTATTTGATTTGTCTCTGCAAATCACAATTGGAATTATTATAGCAGTGTCCATCCTACTGATCGGATTATATCCATTTCTAATAAAGTTAACTAGCGAAGATGAGGGAGTTTTTTAG
- a CDS encoding phosphotransferase, with product MSGKEILNRFGFQTDEEPISIYPFSPVYKVKGEMQDFIVKRTQNPVRKVMEYVTMLKRNRINVVTPVPLKTVNPQIIGNETYVTYPFIDGTAYTGEDEEIIEAGRLLGKIHYLSPAENLYNLAAYDVFDFTVEEVVESIQKIKRHTERFHVNIDIKRLKEKLMQTVSQQEALKNCGLPLVATPHDYKANNLIYTPKPYLIDPDNAALIPRIFDLALALLLFHNEIATGPDRVFTLKEWQTFLSGYKEYISISELELSNWQRAVEHVFLDEVMWLMAEVEEDWSNLAQRNLFASLVELVLDNSCYKLD from the coding sequence ATGAGCGGCAAAGAAATATTAAATCGTTTTGGTTTTCAAACAGATGAGGAGCCGATAAGTATCTATCCGTTTTCTCCTGTCTATAAAGTAAAGGGAGAAATGCAAGATTTCATTGTTAAGCGAACGCAAAATCCGGTTCGGAAAGTGATGGAATATGTTACGATGCTAAAAAGAAACAGAATAAATGTAGTAACACCTGTACCATTAAAAACTGTTAATCCACAAATAATTGGCAATGAAACGTATGTGACTTATCCATTCATCGATGGGACTGCATACACTGGTGAAGATGAAGAAATCATTGAGGCAGGAAGACTTTTAGGAAAAATCCATTATCTTTCGCCAGCAGAAAACTTATATAACTTAGCAGCGTATGATGTATTTGATTTCACTGTAGAAGAAGTAGTGGAAAGTATTCAGAAAATTAAAAGGCACACGGAGAGATTTCATGTTAATATCGACATAAAGAGACTAAAGGAAAAGTTGATGCAGACCGTTTCGCAACAAGAAGCATTGAAAAATTGCGGGTTGCCACTTGTAGCGACGCCACATGATTATAAAGCAAATAACTTAATCTATACGCCTAAGCCATATTTGATTGATCCAGACAACGCAGCATTGATTCCACGAATATTTGATTTAGCACTTGCTTTACTTTTATTTCATAATGAGATTGCGACCGGACCAGATAGAGTATTTACTTTGAAGGAATGGCAGACTTTTTTATCGGGATACAAGGAATACATAAGTATTTCAGAACTAGAACTTTCGAATTGGCAGAGGGCTGTTGAACACGTCTTTTTAGATGAAGTTATGTGGCTAATGGCTGAAGTAGAAGAAGACTGGTCTAATCTTGCGCAGCGAAATCTTTTTGCTAGCTTGGTTGAGTTGGTTTTGGATAACTCATGTTACAAGCTTGATTAA
- a CDS encoding AAA family ATPase has product MFEKKIIEDIIYWDYDGFIPLVVMMCGIAGSGKTTFSQMLEKEGFQRLSIDEEVWSTNGRYGVDYPVGKYREYLDVAHVRLRDKLVKLIKDEQKIVIDSSFWRRSERDECKQLIETAGGKWKLIYLKVDSNDLRERLKIRNQRFDANAAFPITEEILTSFIQSFEVPKGEGEIILEN; this is encoded by the coding sequence ATGTTTGAAAAAAAGATAATAGAAGACATAATTTATTGGGATTATGATGGTTTCATACCTTTAGTAGTAATGATGTGCGGCATAGCTGGCTCTGGTAAAACCACCTTCTCTCAAATGTTAGAAAAAGAAGGATTTCAACGTCTTTCTATTGATGAAGAGGTCTGGTCTACTAATGGTCGTTATGGAGTTGATTATCCAGTTGGAAAATATAGGGAATATTTGGACGTGGCACATGTAAGATTGCGAGATAAACTTGTAAAGTTAATTAAAGATGAGCAAAAGATAGTGATAGACTCCAGTTTTTGGAGACGGTCAGAAAGGGATGAATGTAAACAACTTATTGAGACCGCGGGAGGAAAATGGAAACTTATTTATTTGAAAGTCGATTCTAATGATTTGCGTGAACGACTAAAGATAAGGAATCAACGTTTTGATGCAAATGCTGCCTTTCCTATTACTGAGGAAATTTTAACCTCTTTCATCCAAAGTTTTGAGGTACCTAAAGGGGAAGGGGAAATAATATTGGAAAATTAA
- a CDS encoding formate--tetrahydrofolate ligase codes for MSLTDIEIAQQVKMKPIGEIAEKAGIAEKDLELYGNYKAKINYNVMDKLKDKQNGKLILVTAISPTPAGEGKTTTVVGLGDALQRIGKNAFIALREPSLGPVFGVKGGAAGGGYAQVVPMEDINLHFTGDFHAIGAANNLLAAMIDNHIHQGNQLHIDTRKITWKRVVDMNDRQLRFIVNGLNGKINGVPREDGFDITVASEIMAVLCLSNSISEMKEKLKNIIIGYTTEDEPVTAGQLHAHGAMAALLKDALKPNLVQTLEHTPALIHGGPFANIAHGCNSIMATKLALKYADYVVTEAGFGADLGAEKFMDIKCRIADLQPDAVVVVATVRALKMHGGVAKTELNHENLAALETGLPNLLKHLENVQEVFGMPAVVAINKFPTDSDAELNLVKEKCEALGVKVVLSDVWANGGAGGEDLAREVVRLANTVNNFRFAYDLEDSITEKLEKIVKKVYGGIGIELSKSAQKEINRLETLGFGNLPICMAKTQYSLSDDPTKLGRPEGFNVTIKDIKVSAGAGFIVALTGTIMTMPGLPKKPAAENIDVDENGQIQGLF; via the coding sequence ATGAGCTTAACAGATATTGAAATTGCCCAACAAGTGAAAATGAAACCAATCGGAGAGATTGCGGAGAAAGCAGGGATCGCTGAAAAGGATCTCGAGCTTTATGGAAACTATAAAGCAAAAATTAATTATAATGTTATGGACAAGCTAAAGGATAAGCAAAATGGGAAATTAATTCTAGTTACAGCTATCTCTCCTACACCTGCAGGAGAAGGAAAGACAACGACCGTTGTTGGACTCGGGGATGCATTACAAAGGATTGGTAAGAATGCTTTTATTGCACTTAGAGAGCCATCACTTGGCCCGGTATTTGGAGTAAAAGGTGGAGCAGCTGGTGGTGGTTATGCACAGGTTGTACCGATGGAAGATATTAATTTACATTTTACTGGTGACTTCCATGCAATCGGAGCGGCTAATAATCTACTGGCAGCAATGATTGATAACCATATCCATCAAGGAAATCAATTACATATCGATACACGGAAAATAACTTGGAAACGGGTTGTTGATATGAATGATCGACAATTACGTTTTATTGTCAATGGGTTAAACGGAAAGATAAACGGTGTTCCACGTGAGGATGGATTTGATATTACCGTCGCATCGGAAATTATGGCGGTTCTTTGTTTATCAAATAGCATTTCGGAAATGAAGGAAAAGCTCAAAAATATTATCATTGGTTACACTACGGAGGATGAGCCCGTTACAGCAGGACAATTACATGCACATGGAGCAATGGCAGCTTTATTAAAGGATGCACTTAAGCCTAATCTCGTACAAACACTTGAACATACACCAGCTTTAATTCATGGTGGTCCTTTTGCGAATATTGCTCATGGCTGCAACAGTATTATGGCGACAAAATTAGCCTTAAAATACGCAGATTATGTTGTAACCGAAGCTGGATTTGGTGCAGACCTCGGCGCGGAGAAATTTATGGATATTAAATGTCGTATAGCAGATTTACAGCCGGATGCAGTCGTTGTTGTTGCAACGGTTCGTGCATTAAAGATGCATGGTGGCGTAGCAAAAACAGAACTAAATCATGAGAACTTAGCGGCACTTGAGACTGGCCTGCCGAATCTGCTGAAGCATTTAGAAAATGTGCAAGAAGTCTTTGGCATGCCGGCAGTTGTTGCGATAAATAAATTCCCAACAGACAGTGATGCGGAATTGAACTTAGTAAAAGAAAAATGTGAGGCCTTAGGTGTAAAAGTTGTACTTTCAGATGTATGGGCAAATGGCGGAGCTGGGGGAGAGGACCTTGCTAGAGAAGTTGTCCGCTTAGCGAATACAGTAAATAACTTCCGATTTGCATATGACTTAGAGGATTCCATCACAGAAAAATTGGAGAAAATCGTAAAGAAAGTATATGGTGGCATTGGGATTGAATTATCGAAGTCAGCACAGAAGGAGATTAACCGACTAGAAACCTTAGGATTTGGTAATTTACCTATTTGTATGGCAAAAACCCAGTACTCTTTATCTGATGATCCAACGAAATTAGGACGACCTGAAGGGTTTAATGTAACGATTAAAGATATCAAAGTTTCAGCAGGAGCTGGATTTATAGTTGCTCTAACAGGGACTATTATGACGATGCCAGGACTTCCGAAGAAACCTGCAGCTGAAAATATTGATGTAGATGAAAATGGGCAAATTCAAGGATTATTCTAA
- a CDS encoding bifunctional folylpolyglutamate synthase/dihydrofolate synthase gives MNYEEALAFIHGEQYKGMKLGLDNITKLMDLLGNPQKELKFVHIAGTNGKGSIASFINQILIKAGYKTGLFTSPYLERFNERIKINNHDIADEQLSNITAEIKDKINEMEDKPTEFEIVTAIAFQYFYEQQCDVVVLEVGLGGRFDSTNVIENPLLSIITSIGLDHQAFLGNTLAEIAFEKAGIIKKNSQAMLYPQTGEVEEVIHRIAAERNSTVNKADFSKLKRITNSIEGQVFHYKGYQDLRISLLGEHQLKNVAIAIEAIEILRDSGLSIREDDLREGLAETRWPGRFEIISHNPFFVIDGAHNQDGIHALVTNIKQLFTGRKIIGILGILKDKDYQQMIEEVSPVIDQFITVTPDNPRAIPADELASYLTKHHIAAVAAESYEAAIKLAYNEIEENDVICAFGSLYYIGEIRRVVQQGH, from the coding sequence ATGAATTATGAAGAAGCACTCGCCTTTATCCATGGCGAGCAATATAAAGGTATGAAACTAGGTCTGGATAATATTACGAAGCTGATGGATTTATTAGGGAATCCACAAAAAGAATTGAAGTTTGTTCATATTGCTGGAACCAATGGAAAGGGATCAATTGCCTCTTTTATAAATCAGATTTTAATCAAAGCTGGGTATAAGACAGGGTTATTTACCTCCCCATATTTAGAACGATTTAATGAACGAATTAAAATTAATAATCATGATATCGCCGATGAACAATTAAGCAATATTACGGCTGAAATAAAAGATAAAATCAATGAAATGGAAGACAAGCCAACGGAATTTGAGATAGTAACTGCAATTGCGTTTCAATATTTTTATGAGCAGCAATGTGATGTAGTAGTGCTTGAGGTTGGATTAGGGGGAAGATTTGATTCTACTAACGTAATTGAGAATCCACTTCTTTCAATCATTACTTCTATCGGGCTCGATCATCAAGCCTTTTTAGGAAATACATTAGCAGAAATCGCATTTGAAAAAGCAGGTATCATTAAGAAAAATAGCCAGGCTATGCTGTATCCGCAGACGGGAGAAGTTGAAGAGGTAATTCACCGTATTGCTGCAGAGAGAAATAGTACTGTGAACAAGGCAGATTTTTCTAAGCTGAAGCGAATAACCAATAGTATAGAGGGTCAGGTCTTTCATTACAAAGGGTATCAAGATTTACGAATTTCTTTGCTTGGTGAACATCAACTGAAAAACGTTGCAATTGCGATTGAGGCTATTGAGATTTTAAGGGATTCAGGCTTATCGATACGTGAAGATGATTTAAGAGAGGGCTTGGCTGAAACGAGATGGCCAGGGCGATTTGAAATTATTAGCCACAATCCATTCTTTGTTATTGATGGTGCGCATAATCAAGACGGAATCCATGCGCTGGTAACGAATATAAAGCAGCTTTTTACTGGAAGGAAGATCATTGGGATCCTTGGAATACTAAAGGACAAAGATTATCAGCAGATGATTGAGGAAGTGAGCCCTGTCATTGACCAATTTATTACGGTTACACCAGATAATCCAAGAGCAATTCCAGCGGACGAGCTTGCATCATACTTAACAAAACATCATATTGCAGCAGTTGCTGCGGAGAGCTACGAAGCGGCAATCAAGCTTGCATATAACGAAATAGAAGAAAATGATGTCATTTGTGCATTTGGTTCACTCTATTACATTGGAGAAATTAGGCGAGTTGTACAACAGGGGCATTAA
- the folE gene encoding GTP cyclohydrolase I FolE, giving the protein MDKKKMEEAVRMILEAIGEDPDRQGLLDTPARVAKMYEEVFSGLKKDPAEHCKTVFEEEHDEVVLVKDIQFSSMCEHHLVPFFGVAHIAYIPKNGRVIGLSKLARIVDDFSKRPQLQERITTSVAELLMEELNPIGVMVVLEAEHMCMTIRGVKKQGAKTVTSAVRGEFRTNSKSRNEVLSLIKF; this is encoded by the coding sequence ATGGATAAGAAAAAGATGGAAGAAGCAGTTAGAATGATATTAGAAGCAATCGGCGAAGATCCAGACCGACAAGGATTGCTTGATACGCCTGCAAGGGTTGCAAAAATGTATGAGGAAGTATTTTCAGGATTAAAGAAGGACCCGGCAGAACATTGCAAAACCGTATTTGAAGAGGAGCATGATGAGGTTGTACTTGTTAAAGATATTCAATTTTCATCCATGTGTGAACATCATTTAGTACCGTTTTTCGGTGTTGCTCATATTGCATATATCCCAAAAAATGGGCGCGTAATAGGACTAAGTAAATTAGCGAGGATTGTTGATGATTTCAGTAAACGGCCACAGCTGCAGGAAAGAATTACAACTTCTGTTGCTGAACTATTAATGGAAGAGCTAAATCCTATTGGCGTGATGGTTGTACTGGAGGCCGAGCATATGTGTATGACAATTCGTGGTGTGAAAAAGCAAGGAGCGAAAACTGTAACAAGCGCAGTCCGGGGAGAGTTCAGAACGAATAGTAAATCCAGAAACGAAGTATTATCATTGATTAAGTTTTAA